Proteins from a single region of Thiomicrorhabdus sp. Kp2:
- the gyrA gene encoding DNA gyrase subunit A has translation MSEFAREIIPIALEDEMEQSYLSYAMSVIVGRALPDVRDGLKPVHRRVLYAMNELSNDFNKPYKKSARIVGDVIGKYHPHGDTAVYDTIVRMAQPFSLRYMLVDGQGNFGSVDGDSPAAMRYTEIRMSKIAHQLLADLEKETVNFSENYDGSESEPNVLPTRIPNLLVNGSSGIAVGMATNIPPHNITETVNACLAYIENPEIDVAGLMEHIPGPDFPTHGLINGTSGIREAYETGRGRVKIRSKTAVETDKSGKSQIIVNELPYQVNKAKLIERIAELVKEKKIEGITGLRDESDKDGMRIVIELRRGEVPEVVINNLFKQTSMQTVFGVNMVALIDGQPKLLNLKQVVEAFVKHRREVVTRRTIFDLRKAREKAHILEGLAVALNNIDEMIELIKASPSPAVAKERMLEKAWAIGAVVDLLENVEMKDVRPEDLPEGFGADGATYKLSPTQAQAILEMRLHRLTGLEQDKIIEEYKGLILKIAEFLEILRNPDRLTEVVKEELLEVIENFGDARRTEIDYSYQDLDAEDLIAVEDRIVTLSQDGYIKTQPLSDYRAQKRGGRGKSATAMKEEDEVGQLFVASTHDMLLCFSNKGKLYWQKTWQLPLASRGSRGKPIVNVLPLEENEVITSVLPVNEFDERVVFMATRNSIVKRVALKDFSRPRANGIIAVDLLDDDELVGTALTDGEQEIMLFSDIGKAIRFKESDVRVMGRTARGVRGMKLVDAKVISMQVAKPDALILTATEHGFGKCTPVEDYSTINRGGQGVISIKTTDRNGPVVSAVSVSPEQEIVLITNKATLVRTRVSEISVVGRNTQGVKLINVGKGEQVVGLAVVDIEDDIDEEMEVEMDGVIEGEVVATTQTEEGNVADPENEQSADKNSAE, from the coding sequence ATGTCAGAGTTTGCACGCGAAATTATTCCTATTGCTCTAGAAGATGAGATGGAGCAGTCCTATTTAAGTTATGCCATGAGCGTAATTGTTGGGCGAGCACTTCCAGATGTAAGAGATGGTTTGAAACCTGTTCATCGTCGTGTTTTATATGCGATGAATGAGCTTAGTAATGACTTTAATAAGCCTTACAAGAAATCGGCACGTATTGTCGGTGACGTAATCGGTAAATATCACCCTCATGGTGATACGGCTGTATATGACACGATTGTACGTATGGCACAGCCTTTCTCATTACGTTATATGCTGGTTGATGGTCAAGGTAACTTCGGTTCGGTAGATGGTGATTCGCCTGCGGCGATGCGTTATACAGAAATACGTATGTCAAAGATTGCGCATCAGCTGTTAGCGGATCTTGAGAAAGAGACGGTTAATTTCTCTGAAAACTATGATGGTTCTGAATCTGAACCGAACGTATTACCTACTCGTATTCCAAACCTATTAGTGAATGGTTCTTCTGGTATCGCGGTGGGTATGGCGACCAATATTCCGCCACACAACATTACTGAAACCGTGAATGCGTGTTTGGCTTACATTGAAAACCCTGAAATTGATGTTGCAGGTCTAATGGAGCATATCCCAGGCCCAGACTTCCCAACCCACGGATTAATCAATGGTACCTCTGGGATTCGCGAAGCCTATGAAACAGGGCGTGGTCGAGTAAAAATTCGTTCTAAAACAGCCGTTGAAACGGATAAGTCAGGTAAATCACAAATTATTGTGAATGAACTTCCTTACCAAGTGAATAAAGCTAAATTGATTGAGCGTATTGCTGAATTGGTTAAAGAGAAAAAGATTGAAGGCATTACTGGCTTAAGAGATGAGTCCGATAAAGATGGTATGCGAATCGTTATCGAACTTCGTCGTGGTGAAGTACCTGAAGTCGTGATTAACAACCTATTTAAACAAACATCAATGCAAACGGTGTTTGGCGTGAATATGGTGGCACTGATTGATGGTCAGCCAAAACTACTTAACTTAAAACAAGTGGTAGAAGCGTTTGTTAAACATCGTCGTGAAGTGGTTACTCGTCGTACCATTTTTGATTTGCGTAAAGCACGTGAAAAAGCGCATATCTTAGAAGGCTTGGCGGTTGCGCTGAATAATATTGATGAGATGATCGAGCTTATCAAGGCGTCTCCAAGCCCTGCTGTGGCTAAAGAACGCATGCTTGAAAAAGCGTGGGCTATTGGTGCAGTGGTTGATCTGCTTGAAAATGTTGAGATGAAAGACGTTCGCCCTGAAGACCTACCAGAAGGGTTTGGTGCAGACGGCGCAACCTATAAATTATCACCGACTCAAGCTCAAGCAATTTTAGAGATGCGTCTACACCGTTTAACGGGTTTAGAACAAGATAAAATCATTGAAGAGTACAAAGGCTTAATTCTTAAAATAGCCGAGTTCTTAGAGATTTTAAGAAATCCAGACCGCTTAACTGAGGTGGTAAAAGAAGAGTTACTAGAAGTTATTGAAAATTTTGGTGATGCACGTAGAACAGAAATTGACTACAGCTACCAAGACCTTGATGCAGAAGATTTAATTGCGGTTGAAGATCGTATTGTGACGCTGTCTCAAGATGGCTATATTAAAACTCAACCATTGAGTGATTACCGTGCACAAAAACGTGGTGGGCGTGGTAAGTCGGCAACGGCTATGAAAGAAGAAGATGAAGTTGGTCAATTGTTTGTGGCGAGTACCCATGACATGCTGCTTTGCTTCTCAAACAAAGGTAAACTTTACTGGCAAAAAACATGGCAGTTACCTTTAGCGAGCCGTGGTAGCCGTGGTAAACCAATTGTGAATGTTTTGCCGCTTGAAGAAAATGAAGTTATTACTTCTGTTCTACCAGTAAACGAATTTGATGAACGTGTGGTCTTTATGGCCACTCGTAACTCAATTGTTAAGCGTGTTGCTCTTAAAGACTTCTCTCGCCCACGTGCCAACGGTATTATTGCGGTTGACTTATTAGATGATGATGAATTAGTTGGAACAGCTCTTACGGATGGTGAACAAGAGATTATGTTGTTCAGTGATATCGGTAAAGCGATTCGCTTTAAAGAGAGTGATGTGCGTGTTATGGGACGTACGGCACGCGGTGTAAGAGGTATGAAACTGGTGGATGCTAAGGTGATTAGCATGCAAGTCGCTAAACCTGATGCATTAATCTTAACGGCAACGGAGCATGGTTTTGGTAAATGTACACCAGTTGAAGACTACTCAACTATTAATCGTGGTGGTCAAGGTGTTATCTCTATTAAAACAACTGATCGTAATGGTCCTGTGGTTTCAGCGGTGTCGGTTTCGCCAGAGCAAGAAATTGTGCTTATCACCAATAAAGCCACTTTAGTTAGAACACGTGTATCTGAAATCTCGGTGGTAGGTCGTAATACTCAAGGTGTTAAACTTATCAATGTTGGTAAGGGAGAGCAGGTTGTTGGCCTAGCCGTAGTTGATATCGAAGATGATATTGATGAAGAGATGGAAGTTGAAATGGATGGCGTCATTGAGGGTGAAGTAGTAGCAACCACTCAAACTGAAGAAGGCAACGTAGCTGATCCAGAAAATGAACAATCTGCTGATAAAAATTCAGCTGAATAA
- the ubiG gene encoding bifunctional 2-polyprenyl-6-hydroxyphenol methylase/3-demethylubiquinol 3-O-methyltransferase UbiG, with translation MALEETMTSNADQNELNNFNRLSNTWWDLEGEFAALHKINPFRVEFIEKHHSIAGQSIVDIGCGGGILSESLAKAGADVTGIDLAKDVLTVAKLHGLDSGVKVNYQLIAAEQYAEENPTKHDMVTCMEMLEHVPDPASIIQAAAKCVKPGGWVFFSTLNRNYKSYLLAIFAAEQVLNLVPKGTHTHEKFITPAEMDAMARNADLYLRDSAGIEFNPLLNRYGLNKDVSVNYLLAYQKAL, from the coding sequence ATGGCATTAGAAGAAACAATGACAAGTAACGCAGATCAAAATGAACTCAATAACTTTAATCGTTTATCCAATACCTGGTGGGATTTAGAAGGTGAATTTGCTGCCTTACATAAAATCAATCCATTCCGTGTGGAATTTATAGAAAAGCACCATTCAATCGCAGGTCAAAGCATTGTTGATATTGGCTGTGGTGGCGGAATACTATCAGAATCTCTTGCCAAAGCTGGCGCTGATGTAACAGGGATTGATTTAGCTAAAGACGTATTAACGGTTGCTAAACTTCATGGTTTAGACAGCGGCGTTAAAGTGAATTATCAATTGATTGCCGCAGAACAGTATGCTGAAGAAAACCCTACAAAACACGATATGGTTACTTGCATGGAAATGCTTGAACACGTTCCAGACCCCGCTTCAATTATTCAAGCGGCTGCTAAATGCGTAAAACCTGGTGGCTGGGTGTTTTTCTCAACCTTAAACCGAAATTATAAATCGTATTTACTGGCCATATTTGCCGCTGAACAAGTTTTAAACTTGGTGCCAAAAGGCACGCACACCCATGAAAAATTCATCACCCCTGCCGAGATGGATGCCATGGCTCGTAATGCTGATTTATATTTAAGGGATTCCGCTGGTATTGAATTCAACCCTCTGTTAAATCGTTATGGATTAAACAAAGACGTAAGTGTCAACTACTTGCTTGCCTATCAAAAAGCGTTGTAA
- a CDS encoding HAD family hydrolase, with protein MSIKCVLFDLDGTLLDTSYDFTHALKLTCEEFNQPVLNYQDIRSTVSKGGLAMTQLAFPGIEGEELESRRQIFLKHYFENINHHTQIFPGLVAGLDALAAKNIPWGIVTNKPTHLTEALLKNFSFKSKPKSIVCGDTLATRKPSPAPMYLAADQCGVAASDCIYIGDHPRDIEAGINAKMKTAAAMYGYLPAEATEKDWPADYFFHTPFELSQFIQTL; from the coding sequence ATGTCCATAAAATGCGTTCTATTTGATTTAGACGGCACCCTGCTAGATACCTCATACGATTTTACTCACGCCCTTAAATTAACTTGTGAAGAGTTCAATCAACCTGTACTGAATTATCAGGATATTAGAAGTACCGTTTCTAAAGGTGGTTTAGCCATGACTCAACTTGCTTTTCCTGGTATTGAAGGTGAAGAGCTAGAAAGTCGTAGACAAATCTTTTTAAAACATTATTTTGAGAACATCAATCATCACACTCAAATCTTTCCAGGCCTGGTAGCTGGCCTAGATGCGCTGGCAGCCAAAAATATTCCCTGGGGGATTGTGACAAACAAGCCAACACATTTGACCGAAGCGTTATTGAAAAACTTTTCATTTAAAAGTAAGCCAAAATCTATCGTATGCGGGGACACGCTTGCAACAAGAAAACCAAGTCCAGCCCCTATGTATTTAGCGGCCGATCAATGTGGTGTAGCCGCATCTGATTGTATTTATATTGGTGACCACCCTCGTGATATTGAGGCGGGCATTAATGCCAAAATGAAAACAGCCGCCGCTATGTATGGTTATTTACCAGCCGAAGCAACTGAAAAAGATTGGCCTGCAGACTACTTCTTTCACACCCCTTTTGAATTAAGTCAGTTTATTCAAACGCTTTAA
- a CDS encoding SDR family NAD(P)-dependent oxidoreductase gives MKTYLITGAAQGLGKALALKLIAENNQVILLDKELKRLNAFYDEIEQSPLNIDLVALYPMDLLGANIDNYQEFKENISKEYSVLDGVFLNAATLPAFTPIEHFDYMQWYEVLHTNLNANFHLIQQTLPLLANAKEGKLVAITDNNVKQHPAYYGAYGVAKAGLEQLLKTVAQEIKQSTTHCYLANLETFATESRGRLFPGENPTELTSAEDMASFVIDSVFDKPIMTTTADFGTIEKL, from the coding sequence ATGAAAACCTATTTAATTACTGGTGCCGCACAAGGTTTAGGCAAAGCCCTAGCTTTAAAACTTATTGCAGAAAACAACCAAGTTATCTTATTAGATAAAGAGTTAAAACGCCTTAATGCCTTCTATGATGAAATTGAACAGTCGCCTCTCAATATTGATTTGGTTGCGCTATACCCAATGGATTTGTTAGGTGCAAATATTGATAACTATCAAGAGTTTAAAGAAAATATCTCCAAAGAGTATAGTGTATTAGACGGTGTCTTTTTAAACGCGGCGACCTTGCCCGCATTTACACCCATTGAACATTTTGACTATATGCAATGGTATGAAGTATTGCACACTAACTTAAATGCCAACTTTCATCTTATTCAACAAACCCTACCGCTATTAGCCAACGCTAAAGAAGGTAAGCTTGTTGCCATCACGGATAACAATGTAAAACAACATCCAGCTTATTATGGTGCTTATGGTGTGGCTAAGGCGGGTTTAGAACAGCTATTAAAAACGGTAGCACAAGAGATAAAACAGAGCACAACACACTGTTATTTAGCCAACCTAGAAACCTTTGCAACCGAATCGCGTGGGCGATTATTTCCTGGCGAAAACCCAACCGAACTCACCTCAGCAGAGGATATGGCCAGCTTTGTTATCGATTCAGTCTTTGATAAACCAATAATGACAACCACAGCCGATTTTGGAACAATAGAAAAACTGTAA
- a CDS encoding sodium:calcium antiporter, protein MLTSLTMSIIAFSIAALVIVIAGSKLAKQADTLADQTGLGEALFGVLLLAGVTSLPDFAATLSAAVDSRPDLAMSNVMGSMAVNLVFLGVADIFYRKANLEHAAASTVNLMLAGLLIVLLTLPLLAVFTPPVTYWNMHPVTPVIIAAYLFGLHLVHRTQTKPMWFPKQTHQTVTDEPGKHPNKKLNGVWFGFFSMAILTGVAGWILMEAAKNIADQTGMSETLVGGLFTAFATSTPELVTTIAAIRIGALTLAVSNIFGTNCFNMLVVAAADAGYSEGSIYHDMAPVQMTWGLVSILMTAILLLGMVRRETYGIGRIGFESALILSVYVIALSVVIASA, encoded by the coding sequence ATGCTTACTTCCCTAACCATGAGTATTATCGCTTTTAGCATTGCAGCCCTAGTGATTGTGATTGCGGGTAGCAAACTGGCTAAACAGGCTGACACCCTAGCCGATCAAACAGGATTGGGTGAAGCGTTGTTTGGGGTCTTGCTGTTAGCGGGCGTAACGTCTTTGCCTGACTTTGCGGCAACCTTAAGTGCCGCAGTAGATTCCAGACCCGATTTAGCCATGAGTAACGTGATGGGGAGTATGGCGGTAAATTTGGTCTTTCTTGGGGTGGCCGACATCTTTTACCGTAAGGCGAATTTAGAACATGCGGCGGCCTCTACGGTTAATTTGATGTTAGCGGGGTTATTGATTGTATTATTAACTTTGCCATTGCTAGCGGTATTTACTCCACCAGTCACTTATTGGAATATGCATCCCGTTACTCCAGTGATTATTGCAGCCTATCTGTTTGGTTTGCATTTGGTTCACCGAACACAAACTAAACCAATGTGGTTTCCAAAGCAGACTCATCAAACCGTTACCGATGAACCTGGCAAACACCCAAATAAAAAGCTTAATGGCGTATGGTTTGGCTTTTTTAGTATGGCTATTTTAACGGGGGTAGCGGGGTGGATATTGATGGAAGCTGCTAAAAATATTGCCGATCAGACAGGAATGTCAGAAACTTTAGTGGGTGGTTTGTTTACCGCCTTTGCAACCTCTACACCAGAGTTGGTAACCACGATTGCTGCCATACGTATTGGCGCGCTAACCCTTGCGGTAAGCAATATATTTGGAACAAATTGTTTTAATATGTTGGTGGTTGCGGCAGCGGATGCGGGCTATTCTGAAGGGTCTATCTATCATGATATGGCACCTGTTCAGATGACATGGGGTCTGGTCAGTATTTTAATGACGGCGATATTATTGTTGGGTATGGTGCGGCGTGAGACCTATGGTATTGGCCGAATTGGATTTGAAAGCGCGCTTATTTTGAGTGTTTATGTTATTGCATTGAGTGTGGTTATAGCGAGTGCTTAG
- a CDS encoding GNAT family N-acetyltransferase has protein sequence MNYKILDKNSHNQVTSLFTSVFTSSEGEDEGQLIGNLVSALSSDIDNEEIICIGAYESESLIGSIFFTRLRFDKPIQVYMLAPVAVSAEYQGKGIGQSLINFGLNELKSRSVDVAITYGDPSFYSKVGFQALPESVIQAPLKLSMPEGWLGQSLVEGAIPTIKERPTCVKAFNDPIYW, from the coding sequence ATGAATTACAAAATCCTCGATAAAAATAGTCATAATCAAGTGACGAGCCTTTTTACGTCTGTTTTCACTTCATCTGAAGGTGAGGATGAAGGCCAGCTAATTGGTAATTTAGTCTCAGCGTTATCTTCAGATATCGATAATGAAGAAATAATTTGTATTGGAGCATATGAAAGTGAATCACTTATTGGTTCTATTTTCTTTACACGCCTTCGGTTTGATAAACCAATCCAGGTTTACATGCTTGCTCCGGTTGCTGTGAGCGCTGAATATCAGGGAAAAGGCATTGGACAATCACTAATAAACTTTGGGCTTAATGAATTGAAAAGCCGTTCTGTGGATGTTGCTATCACCTATGGTGACCCATCTTTCTATTCCAAAGTTGGTTTTCAGGCACTCCCAGAAAGTGTTATCCAAGCTCCCCTTAAACTTTCAATGCCAGAAGGTTGGTTAGGTCAATCCTTGGTGGAGGGCGCGATTCCAACCATAAAAGAACGCCCCACATGCGTTAAGGCATTCAATGATCCTATATATTGGTAA
- a CDS encoding MmcQ/YjbR family DNA-binding protein encodes MNKDKLEKYLSTLKGSEASYPFGPEALVFKVMGKMFALVSQQEDIPRVTLKCAPADNEVLVSQFESVVPGYYMNKKHWITISLTGELSEDMLIDLANGSYKLVVSKLTKVNRGKLEQQ; translated from the coding sequence ATGAATAAAGATAAACTTGAAAAATATCTATCAACGCTAAAAGGCTCAGAGGCTAGTTATCCATTTGGCCCGGAAGCTTTAGTATTTAAAGTTATGGGAAAAATGTTTGCTTTGGTATCGCAGCAAGAGGATATTCCACGAGTAACGCTTAAATGTGCTCCAGCCGATAATGAGGTTTTGGTAAGTCAATTCGAATCAGTCGTGCCAGGTTACTATATGAATAAAAAGCACTGGATAACGATTTCACTTACTGGTGAATTGTCTGAGGATATGTTAATTGATTTAGCGAATGGTTCATATAAGTTAGTGGTCAGTAAACTAACCAAAGTTAATAGAGGTAAACTAGAACAACAGTGA
- a CDS encoding transposase, which translates to MTRPLRIEFAGALYHVTSRGNAQEDIYRDDKDRTMFLEILKEVCERFNWVIHAYCLMSNHYHLLVETPDGNLSKGMRHLNGVYTQRFNRTHNRVGHVFQGRYKAILVQKDSYLLELARYIVLNPVRANKVLTAQDWPWSSYRSTAGFTSVENWLTVDWILSSFSDQKINAAKVYREFVSEGMNQPKIWDELKNQIYLGDESFIKNMQSKISSKTSLEESPSAQTRKVAKPITYFESQYIDRDVAICKAYETGAFSMKAIGNHFGLHYSRVSRIVKAKGKT; encoded by the coding sequence ATGACAAGACCATTAAGAATAGAATTTGCAGGTGCTTTATATCATGTGACATCAAGGGGTAATGCCCAAGAAGATATCTATCGTGATGATAAAGATAGAACAATGTTTCTTGAGATACTAAAAGAAGTGTGTGAACGCTTTAATTGGGTTATTCATGCTTATTGTTTAATGTCCAACCATTATCATCTCTTGGTTGAAACTCCCGATGGTAACTTATCTAAAGGTATGCGACATTTAAACGGAGTGTACACTCAACGATTTAATCGCACACATAATAGAGTTGGCCATGTCTTTCAAGGGCGATACAAAGCTATTTTGGTTCAAAAAGATTCATATTTATTGGAATTAGCACGCTATATTGTATTGAATCCTGTAAGAGCAAACAAGGTGCTTACGGCTCAAGATTGGCCATGGAGTAGTTATCGTTCAACAGCAGGCTTTACCTCAGTTGAAAACTGGCTAACTGTAGACTGGATTTTATCTTCTTTTTCAGACCAAAAGATTAATGCTGCAAAGGTGTATCGAGAGTTTGTTTCGGAGGGGATGAATCAACCTAAGATATGGGATGAATTAAAAAATCAAATATATCTTGGTGATGAATCTTTTATCAAAAATATGCAAAGCAAAATATCTTCAAAAACAAGCCTAGAAGAAAGCCCATCTGCACAAACACGAAAAGTAGCAAAACCGATTACCTACTTTGAAAGCCAGTATATTGATAGAGATGTCGCAATATGTAAAGCCTATGAAACAGGGGCTTTTAGTATGAAGGCGATAGGGAATCATTTTGGGTTACATTATTCACGTGTTAGTCGTATTGTTAAGGCAAAAGGCAAGACCTGA
- a CDS encoding ASCH domain-containing protein has translation MDEKSKSYLEQYLNSLSDAAASKYSSFSADYFCADEYNANVCADLILRGEKRASCSLNVWYSEQGETLPKVGHLQVVTNWDGAPVCIIEVTSVTKCKYNEVNAEFAALEGEGDKSLEWWKNAHWNFFSKECEELNIAPSEDMLLVLEQFKTVYP, from the coding sequence ATGGATGAAAAAAGCAAATCATATTTAGAACAATACCTTAATAGCTTGTCCGATGCGGCTGCATCGAAGTACAGCTCATTTAGCGCTGATTATTTTTGCGCTGATGAATACAACGCAAATGTTTGTGCTGACTTAATATTACGTGGTGAAAAGCGAGCATCGTGTAGTTTAAATGTTTGGTATAGCGAACAAGGCGAAACCTTGCCAAAAGTTGGTCATCTTCAAGTGGTGACAAACTGGGATGGTGCTCCCGTTTGTATTATTGAAGTAACCTCTGTGACTAAATGCAAATACAATGAAGTAAACGCAGAGTTTGCAGCCTTGGAAGGTGAGGGCGACAAGAGTCTTGAGTGGTGGAAAAACGCGCATTGGAATTTCTTTTCGAAAGAATGTGAAGAGCTAAATATTGCGCCATCTGAGGATATGTTGCTTGTTTTGGAGCAGTTCAAAACCGTATATCCTTAA
- a CDS encoding Vat family streptogramin A O-acetyltransferase: MLKGPNPEDKEPMKGFPQVGYLKNYISSKNIVVGDYTYYDDPEGPERFESNVLYHFPFIGDKLLIGKFCAIAKDVKFIMNGANHKISGFSTYPFQIFGNGWEKVMPKEGDLPHKGDTEIGNDVWIGYEATIMPGIKIGNGAIIASKSVVVSDVPSYCVVGGNPAKVIKYRFDESTINELLEIAWWDWSEEKITENLEAIVGSDLVALRYASDF; this comes from the coding sequence ATTTTGAAAGGTCCAAATCCTGAAGATAAAGAACCTATGAAGGGTTTCCCTCAAGTAGGATATTTGAAGAACTACATTTCGTCTAAAAATATCGTTGTTGGTGACTACACCTACTACGATGACCCTGAAGGCCCTGAGCGATTTGAGAGCAACGTGCTTTATCATTTTCCATTTATAGGGGATAAGCTTTTAATAGGGAAATTCTGCGCTATCGCAAAAGACGTAAAATTCATCATGAATGGCGCTAATCATAAAATTTCTGGTTTTTCTACATACCCATTCCAAATATTCGGTAACGGTTGGGAGAAGGTCATGCCCAAAGAGGGTGATCTACCCCACAAAGGTGATACAGAAATAGGGAATGATGTTTGGATTGGATATGAAGCTACAATTATGCCGGGAATCAAAATTGGCAATGGTGCAATAATAGCGAGTAAGTCTGTCGTGGTATCTGATGTCCCATCTTACTGCGTTGTAGGCGGTAATCCTGCCAAAGTCATTAAATATCGATTTGATGAAAGTACAATTAATGAACTATTAGAAATAGCTTGGTGGGATTGGAGTGAAGAAAAAATCACTGAAAACCTTGAAGCGATAGTTGGCAGTGATCTAGTTGCTCTTCGGTACGCAAGTGATTTTTAG
- the trpS gene encoding tryptophan--tRNA ligase, protein MHNPRKNLKKEKILTGDRATGQLHLGHFVGSLQQRVKLQHDHEQTILVADLQGLTDNGHNPHKVSSNILNVVADYLAVGIEPLKTTICLQSAIPALSELTMYYSNLVSVARLQRNPTVKSEISAKSFGSSIPTGFLTYPISQAADITAFRATLIPVGDDQLPMIEQTNEIVRKLNHIAQDDILVECRPLLSKVPRLPSSDGKNKMSKSMGNCIFLSSSEKEISKAVKSMYTDPNHLSVEDPGQIRGNVVFTYLDAFHPDSVYIDELKERYQNGGLGDGTTKKILEECLQDILRPIRERREMFMSDKAQLIDILRIGSQKSQEETNQVLNNVKCAFGLNLIN, encoded by the coding sequence ATGCACAATCCAAGAAAAAACTTAAAAAAAGAAAAAATATTAACTGGAGATAGAGCAACAGGTCAGCTTCATCTCGGACATTTTGTTGGTTCGCTTCAGCAACGAGTTAAGCTACAACATGATCACGAACAGACCATTTTAGTTGCAGATTTACAAGGCTTAACTGATAACGGTCATAATCCACACAAGGTATCGTCCAATATTTTGAATGTTGTCGCTGATTATTTGGCTGTTGGCATTGAACCTCTAAAAACAACTATTTGTTTGCAGTCAGCTATTCCCGCGTTATCTGAATTGACAATGTATTATTCAAACTTAGTTTCTGTTGCTAGATTACAGAGAAACCCCACTGTGAAAAGTGAAATTTCAGCTAAATCATTTGGTAGCTCAATTCCAACAGGTTTTTTAACATACCCGATTAGCCAAGCCGCGGATATTACCGCATTTAGAGCCACTTTAATTCCTGTTGGTGATGACCAATTACCAATGATTGAGCAAACGAATGAGATAGTGAGAAAATTAAATCATATTGCACAAGATGATATTCTAGTGGAGTGTCGACCGTTATTAAGTAAAGTGCCTCGCTTACCAAGTTCAGATGGTAAAAATAAAATGTCAAAATCAATGGGCAACTGTATTTTTTTGAGCTCCAGTGAAAAAGAGATATCGAAAGCCGTAAAGTCGATGTACACCGATCCTAATCATTTAAGTGTTGAAGACCCTGGGCAAATTAGGGGTAATGTTGTTTTTACCTATTTAGATGCATTTCACCCTGACTCAGTTTATATTGATGAGCTGAAGGAAAGATACCAAAACGGTGGTTTAGGTGACGGAACAACCAAAAAAATTCTAGAAGAGTGCTTGCAAGATATATTAAGGCCAATTAGAGAACGTAGGGAAATGTTTATGTCAGATAAAGCTCAATTAATAGATATTCTTCGAATTGGTAGCCAAAAGTCGCAAGAAGAAACGAATCAAGTGTTAAATAACGTTAAATGTGCATTTGGTCTTAACTTAATTAATTAG
- a CDS encoding GNAT family N-acetyltransferase, which produces MNFKILDKKNKQEVVTLFTETFSSSEGEGEGRIIGNLVSKLSTNINNKEIIAVGAYKNESIIGAIFFTRLSFNEPISVYMLAPVAVSTKHQGMGIGQALINYGLNELKKRSVNIAVTYGDPSFYSKVGFKSLSEQVIQAPLKISMPEGWLGQSLTGKPIPIIKERPICVEEFNDPALW; this is translated from the coding sequence ATGAACTTTAAAATTCTCGACAAAAAGAATAAGCAAGAAGTAGTAACTCTGTTTACGGAAACCTTCTCTTCATCCGAAGGGGAGGGAGAAGGCAGAATAATTGGTAATCTAGTATCTAAACTATCAACTAATATAAACAATAAAGAAATAATAGCCGTCGGTGCATATAAAAATGAGTCAATTATCGGAGCAATTTTCTTTACTCGTCTAAGCTTTAATGAACCCATTTCGGTTTACATGCTCGCTCCTGTTGCAGTTAGCACTAAGCATCAGGGAATGGGGATTGGACAAGCACTCATAAATTATGGGCTTAATGAACTCAAAAAACGCTCTGTTAATATTGCTGTCACATATGGAGATCCCTCTTTCTATTCCAAAGTTGGGTTTAAAAGCTTATCAGAGCAAGTTATCCAGGCTCCGTTAAAGATTTCAATGCCAGAAGGTTGGTTAGGTCAGTCTTTAACAGGTAAACCAATTCCAATAATTAAAGAACGACCTATATGTGTTGAGGAATTCAATGACCCTGCCTTGTGGTAA